One stretch of Prunus persica cultivar Lovell chromosome G1, Prunus_persica_NCBIv2, whole genome shotgun sequence DNA includes these proteins:
- the LOC18793573 gene encoding F-box/LRR-repeat protein At3g48880, with amino-acid sequence MDERRWEDLQMDCLVKVLVKVGLESLLLDVPFVCKSWYMPTLNPSCWQSLIFPDNECIEVWPWDVSECPNFQNLMDRFASEYQIDGDRCSVTAFLKFVINRSSGNATVLKLPKCCTVEAFEFAANACPGLVTLSLPGDVLDNKHTNLELIGNWKNLEVLSLGSCLNLAKILVIIQTHCKNLYGLDLSKGSVHGREALSIVKLVPNIKYLNLKGAKVRRDSLVTLLCGCKDLVMLDARDCSGFNENDDELSKLASHISKFMCEGSEFPEFLCGMDNFVLPVVGYSFQQLVEENWDEMLNDLRDAFNDLSDEE; translated from the exons ATGGACGAACGAAGATGGGAGGACTTACAAATGGACTGCTTGGTCAAAGTGTTGGTGAAAGTTGGACTGGAGTCACTGCTTTTGGATGTCCCTTTTGTGTGCAAGTCATGGTACATGCCGACCCTCAATCCTTCATGCTGGCAATCTCTCATTTTCCCGGACAACGAATGTATTGAAGTCTGGCCTTGGGATGTGTCTGAATgtccaaattttcaaaatcttatGGACAGATTTGCGAGTGAGTATCAAATTGATGGGGATCGTTGCTCTGTCACCgcttttctaaagtttgtgaTCAATCGGAGCAGCGGAAATGCTACTGTGCTCAAGCTTCCCAAATGCTGCACAGTAGAAGCCTTTGAATTTGCTGCAAATGC GTGTCCTGGCCTTGTGACTTTGAGTTTACCAGGAGATGTATTGGACAACAAACACACAAACCTAGAGCTGATTGGCAATTGGAAAAATTTGGAGGTGTTATCATTGGGTTCATGCTTAAATTTGGCGAAAATACTTGTAATTATACAAACACATTGCAAGAATTTGTATGGTTTAGATTTGTCCAAAGGCTCTGTTCATGGACGTGAGGCATTGTCAATTGTGAAGTTGGTGCCTAATATCAAGTACTTAAATTTGAAGGGTGCAAAAGTAAGACGGGATAGTCTTGTCACGTTGCTGTGCGGATGCAAAGATCTAGTGATGTTGGACGCCAGAGATTGTTCTGGTTTCAATGAGAACGACGATGAATTATCAAAGCTTGCGTCTCATATTAGTAAATTTATGTGCGAGGGTTCTGAATTTCCTGAATTTCTTTGTGGTATGGACAATTTTGTTCTTCCTGTTGTTGGATACTCATTTCAACAACTTGTGGAGGAGAATTGGGATGAAATGCTCAATGATTTGCGCGATGCGTTCAACGATTTGAGTGACGAGGAATGA
- the LOC18792314 gene encoding SEC14 cytosolic factor: MGKKDHHLQQRDQQSKDDSRVEAVLQLLRKQAPLSVKQEKFCNTACVERFLKAKGDSVKKAAKQLRACLSWRQSIGTENLIADEFSAELAEGVAYVSGHDEESRPVLIFRIKQDYQKFHSQKLFTRLLVFTLEVAIESMPKNVEQFVLLFDASFFRSASAFMNLLLAALKIVAEYYPGRLFKAFVIDPPTMFSYLWKGVRPFLELSTATMVVSSLDFEESLDFNDFSNYPRASSLRFDPASIKSTAKIGSCSSSRFSFTVSHHQFDSLKPWYLSLTDTSASKVGPTGHSPLGPSLISPLNARSFSFASPAARTPRGTIHGYGNSAATRKSLFPSTPLPQRCTSSEASRTPRHPRTPRPSFLQSPAMFFRSSTSKECHVSKTEKSRESFVPFLKFYRRPYDEMIYRSKMRPPLGGLISIVSPHLRRRHVSVSQRF; the protein is encoded by the exons ATGGGAAAGAAAGATCATCATCTGCAGCAGAGAGATCAGCAGAGCAAAGACGACTCAAGGGTTGAAGCTGTTCTTCAGCTTCTAAGAAAACAAGCCCCACTTTCAGTCAAACAG GAGAAGTTTTGCAACACTGCTTGTGTTGAGAGGTTTCTGAAGGCAAAAGGAGACAGTGTTAAGAAGGCAGCCAAGCAACTGAGGGCCTGTCTTTCTTGGAGACAAAGCATTGGCACTg AGAACTTGATAGCAGACGAGTTCTCAGCTGAACTTGCAGAAGGGGTTGCCTACGTGTCCGGGCATGATGAAGAATCCAGACCCGTTCTg ATTTTCCGGATCAAGCAGGACTACCAGAAGTTCCATTCACAAAAACT GTTCACTCGCTTATTGGTTTTCACGCTGGAGGTGGCCATTGAGAGCATGCCCAAAAATGTTGAGCAGTTCGTTCTCCTTTTCGACGCAA GCTTTTTCAGATCAGCTTCGGCTTTTATGAACTTGTTGCTGGCAGCACTGAAAATTGTGGCAGAGTACTACCCAGGACGGCTGTTCAAGGCCTTTGTAATTGACCCTCCCACTATGTTCTCTTATCTCTGGAAG GGCGTACGACCCTTTTTGGAGCTTTCTACGGCTACGATGGTGGTGTCATCACTAGACTTTGAGGAGTCGTTGGATTTCAACGACTTCTCAAACTACCCGCGAGCCTCGTCCCTACGATTCGACCCCGCGTCAATCAAATCAACGGCCAAAATCGGCTCCTGCTCGTCCTCGCGTTTCTCCTTCACTGTTTCTCACCACCAGTTCGACTCTCTCAAGCCTTGGTACCTCAGCCTTACCGACACGTCAGCATCCAAAGTAGGGCCCACCGGTCACTCCCCTCTGGGACCCTCACTCATCTCTCCGCTAAACGCTCGGTCGTTCTCCTTTGCATCCCCAGCCGCGAGAACGCCACGTGGAACCATCCACGGCTACGGCAACTCGGCGGCCACGAGGAAGAGCTTGTTCCCGTCGACCCCACTGCCCCAACGGTGCACCAGCAGCGAGGCGAGCAGAACCCCTCGCCACCCGCGGACCCCACGGCCGTCGTTCCTCCAGTCACCGGCCATGTTCTTCCGCAGCAGCACTAGCAAGGAGTGCCACGTGAGCAAGACGGAGAAGTCTCGGGAGTCGTTCGTCCCGTTTTTGAAGTTCTACAGGAGGCCGTACGACGAGATGATTTACAGGTCAAAGATGCGGCCCCCACTGGGCGGGCTCATCTCCATCGTCTCTCCCCACCTGAGACGCCGCCACGTGTCAGTATCGCAACGGTTCTAA